In Gemmatimonadaceae bacterium, the sequence CTGACCGACTCGCTCCCGGCTCCGCGAGTGTTACCCATCATCCCGGTCCAAGCGTTACCGATCATCCCGGCTGAACAGAGTCACCCCCGAGAGATCAGGGGGCAGGACTCAGGCGGAAGCGCTCAGGACCGCGTGCCGTCCTGACCTCCTCCCCCTGACGTTCTTCACCCTGAGCTCTCAGGGGGTACTCAATTCTGACCTCCGCCCTCCGAAAATCCCGCCCCGCTCGCAGATTGTCCGCATGCCCACGCTCATCCTCTCCGCCCAGGACATCCGCGACCTCCTCCCCATCGACGCCTGTATGCGCGTCATGCATCAGACCCTCGTGTCGCTCGCCGAGGGCGAGGCGGTGCAGCCGTTGCGCAGTATCCTGCGTTCGCCGGCCAACAATGGGGCGCTCGGCGTCATGCCCGGGTGGCTGCCGGGGCTCGGGATGATGGGGCTCAAGGATGTCAGCGTCTTCAGCGGCAATCGCGCGGTGGGGCTCGAGAGTCACATCGGCGTCGTGCTGCTGCACGAGACCACCCATGGGCGGCTGGTAGCCATTGCCGATGCGAGCGAGATCACGGCGATTCGCACCGCCGCGGTGAGTGGGGTGGCCACGCAGGCGCTCGCCCGTGACGACGCCGGCGATCTCGCCATCCTGGGCTCGGGGACGCAGGCCGAGACGCATCTCGCGGCCATGCGCGTGGCACGCCCGCTGCGGCGGGTCCGGGTGTGGAGCCGCTCCGCCGACAACGCGCGGACCTTCGCGGCCCGCATGACGGCGCGGCACAGTCTCACGGTGGAGGTCATGCCATCGGTGCGCACGTGTGTGGACGGCGCCGATCTCATCTGCACCACCACGGCGGCCAAGGAGCCGATCCTCGACGGCATCTGGATCGCCCCCGGGGCCCACATCAACGCCGTGGGGTCGAGCGTGGCCTTTGCGCGCGAGCTCGATACGGCGGCGGTGGTCGTGTCGCGACTCTTTGTCGATCGCAAGGAGAGTACGATCCACGAAGCCGGTGACTACCTGTTTCCGCTCAAGGAGCGGGCGATCACCGAGGCACACATCGTGGGCGAAGTGGGGGACGTGCTGCGTGGGACGCTCACCGGTCGCACCAGTGCGGCCGACATCACCCTGTTCAAGAGTCTCGGGTTGGCGGTGGAGGATATCGCCGCCACGCACTACGTGTACGAACAGGCCCGGGCGCTCGGCCGCGGCGTGGCGGTGGAGATCGGTGGACAGCGCACGCATGACTGATCACGCGGAGACGCTCGATCTGGCGGCCATCGAAGCCGCCGCCGCGCGCCTGCGGGGCGTGGCCGTGCGCACGCCGCTGGTCCGCTTGCCGGTGGAGGACACGCCGGCCGAGATCTGGCTCAAGCTCGAAACGCTGCAACCGATCGGCGCCTTCAAGATTCGTGGCGCGGCGAACGCGATGGCGCTGGCGTCGGCCGACGAGCTGGCGCGTGGGGTCTACACCTGCAGCGCGGGGAACATGGCACAGGGCGTGGCGTGGATGGCCCGCGCGCGCGGGGTCCCCTGCACCGCCATCGTGCCCGATCACGCGCCGCAGGCCAAGATCGACGCGATCACGCGCCTCGGGGGCACCGTGATTCGCGTGCCGTTTGCCGAGTGGTGGCAGGTGATGATGACGCACTACTATGCGGGAATGGATGGGCTGTTCATTCACCCGGTGAGCGACCCGCGGGTCATGGCCGGCAATGGGACGATTGGCCTCGAGATTCTCGAGGACCTGCCGGATGTAGACACCGTGGTCGTGCCCTATGGCGGCGGCGGGCTCGCCTGCGGCATCGCGACCGCGCTGCGCGCGCGGCGTCCGCAGGCCCGTGTGCTCGCCAGCGAGGTGGAGACCTCGGCGGCCTTCAGTGCGGCGCTGGCGGCCGGTGCGCCCGCCAGCATCACGTACACCCCCACCTTCGTGGACGGGATCGGCAGTGCGCGCGTGCTGGACGAGATGTGGCCGCTGGCGCAGTCGCTCCTGGCGGGCTCGTGCGTGGTGTCGATCGACGACATCCGCGTGGCCATTCGGCAGCTCGCGACGCGCGTCCGCGTCATCGCCGAGGGCGCCGGGGCGTCGAGTGTCGCTGCGGCGTGCCGTGGGATGGCCGGTGGTGGCCGGGTGGTGTGTGTGGTGAGCGGCGGCAACATCAACGTGCAGGTGCTGTCCGAGATTCTCGCCGCGGCATGAAGCCGCGGCCATTCGTTGCCGCAGCACGCGAGTCTTCCGAAGGGACGAACCAGCGAGAGATTGCTTGGTATCGTGCCCTCCATCCTCGAGACCCTTCGCGTCAGGGAACGCGCCGGCACCGCCGGTGCCGACGCCCCTGTGGTCGTGCTCGCCAACGGCTTCTGCACGACGACCGCCTCGTGGGACGCCGTGGCGGCGACGATCCCCGCCGCGTGGCGCGTCATTCGCTTCGATTACGCGGGCTCAGCGGGCACGCCCCCGGACGCGTGGATCCCCGGGCGACACACCACGCTTGCGGGACACGCGGCGGATGTCGTCGCAATGCTGCGCGCGCTGGACGTGCGCGAGGTCGTGTTCGTCGGCCACTCCATGAGTGCGATGATCGGTGGCCTCGTCTGGAAGACCGCACCGGATCTCGTCGCCCGGCTGGTGATGCTCGGCGCTTCGCCGCGCTACATCGACGATGTGGGCTACTGGGGCGGCTTCACGGCGTTGCAGATCGAGGCGCTGGTGGAAGCGGCGTCGATCGATCTCGAACGCTGGATCGCCGGCTTCGCGCCGATCGCCCTTGGCGAGCACGCCACGCGCGCCCATCTGGATCACTTCATCGGCAACCTGCTCGAGATGCGTCCGGATATTGCGCTCGACATGGTGCGCCTCGTCTTTCAGCTCGACATGCGGGCGCTCATTCCGCAGATCACCTGTCCGGTGGACCTGCTGCAGAGCCATTTCGACGCGGCGGTGCCGCCCATCGTGGGTGTGTGGCTGCAGAAGCGGCTTCCCCAGGCCACACTCGACGTGCTCCCCGTGAACGGGCATGTGCCGCAGATGACGCACCCCGGAGTCGTCGCCGAGCGTCTGTCGGCCATTCTCGGGCGACAGCTCGCGGCGAAGCGCTGACTACCGCGGGAACGCGGGCTTAGGCGTGCCGACGCGCGCCAGCACGTCCGGCGGAATGGCGTAGGTCTCGATGATGGGCGTGTGGTCGTTGAGGCCGCACGCTTCGCGGACGACGAAGTACCGCCATACCGCGTCGGCCGCGGCGTGAAGCATGTCGGTGTGCACCGCAGCGTTCTCGGCGGGGGCCGCCGCGTACGCCGCGAGCGCCTGTTCGACGTCGCGGCCCAGCTTGCCGAACATCGCGGCGCTGTCGGCGCGGAGGTAGGTGTCGGGGAGCGTGGACACGAGACGGGGGGGAGGGCGGGAAGACGTACGGCGGGAAGACGTACGGCGGGAAGACGTACGGCGGGAAGACGTACTGCGGCTTTAGGCGGTGGCTTCGCGTTTGGCGGCGGCGCGTTGGCGGCGGGCGTGGAGGGCGGCGAGGGTGGCGCCGTGACGCTCGACCCATTCGCAGAGGCCGGCCAGCGGCTCGTTGATGCTCTCGCCCATGGGGGTGAGCGAGTACTCCACGCGCGGCGGGACCACGGGGTACACCTTTCGCTCGACGAGGCCCGACAGTTCGAGCATGCGCAGCGTTTGCGTGAGCATCTTCTGCGAGACACTGCCGAGGGCGTCCTTGAGCTCTCCGGTGCGCCGCGTGCCGCGCGAGAGCTCATGAATCACCGGGATCGTCCACTTGTCGGCGAGCAGCGTGATGACGAGCGTGCTGCCGGGAAAGCGCAGAAAGAAATCGGTGGGCGAGGCCGCACTGGCAGCGCGCTTGACGGGGCGAGGCATGAGAAGCCGAGTGGATCCATAGGCACCAATTGGTACCTATGGAAGTTTCAGGTGCGTTCTTGTTGCGGACTACCGTACAATGCTAGCGTGGCGGTCAACACACCAGACCACCCTGACCCGCCCGCGCCATGAGTCTCCGCAACAGCAATCCGCTCCAAGCCACCCGTCGCAAACGCATCGCGCTCGTGTTGGCCAATCCCGCCGTCTCCACCACCACCGGGTGGCCGGTGGGCTTCTGGTGGAGTGAGCTCACTCATCCCTACTACGAGTTCACCGAACGGGGCTACGAGGTGGTCCTCTTCAGTCCGGCAGGCGGTGCCGTCGTGGCCGATGCCTACAGCGACCCGCGGGATCCGAGCGGCTATTCCGCCTCGGACCTGATCAGCATGGGGTTCATCCACACTCCGGCGCTGGCGGCCCTGATCGAGACGACCACGCCCATCAGCGCCCTCGACATCGAGACCTTCGATGCCATCGTCGTGGCCGGTGGCCAGGCGCCGATGTTCACCTTTGCGAACACGCCGGCGCTGACCGACCTGTTCGTGCGCTTCTACGAACGCGGCAAGGTGGCCGCCGCGCTTTGCCACGGCACCGCGCTGTTGCGCGACGCCATGCTCGCCGACGGCACGCCGCTCGTGCGCGGCAAGACGGTCACAGGCTTCGCGAACGTCGAAGAGGACTTCGCGGACGAGGCGGTGTGGGCGATGGGCGCCCTGCCCCGTGATCGGCATGTCATGCCCTGGCGGATCGAGGATGCGCTCAAGGCGCTCGGCGCGAACTACATCCAGGCCGGCCTCTGGCGCCCCTTTGCGGTGCGTGATGGCAATCTGGTGACCGGTCAACAGAATTTCTCAGGCGCCGAAACCGCGCGCGCCGTCATCGAGGCGCTCGGCGCCTAGGAGTCTTCCGCATGTCGACGTTCGTATTGGTGCATGGCGCGTGGCTCGATGCCACCTGTTGGACGCCGGTCGCGGCGCGGTTGCAGGCCGCTGGCCATACGGTGCGCACCCCGGATCTGCCCGGGCACGGTGCCGATTCCACGCCGCTCGCCGGCCAGACGCTCGAGGCGTACACGGCGCGCGTGCTGCGCGAGGTCGATGCCGCGGCGGAACCGGTCGTCCTCGTGGGGCACAGCATGGGCGGCATCGTGATCTCGTCAGTCGCCGAGCAGCGCCCGGAGCGCGTGCAGCGACTGGTGTATGTCGCCGCGTATCTGCTCGGTGCGGGCGAGACGATTCGCGATCAGCAGGATGCCGCCTCGCAGGTGCCCCCGGCAATGCGCCCCGCAGCCGACTGGTCCACGATTGGCATCGACCCGGTGCTCATGCCCGCGCTGTTCTTCCACGATGTCGCCGACACGGTCGCGGCGCCGTTGATCGCGGGGAGCCGCGCCGAGGCCACCGCCCCGTTCGGCACCCCGCTCACGGTGAGCGATGCGCGCTGGGGCCGGGTCCCGCGGAGCTACGTGACCACCACCCTCGACCGTGCCGTGACGCCGGCGCTGCAGGCGCAGTTCCTTGCGGCCCGGCCGTGCGCGCCGGTAATTGCGATGGAGACCGGGCACGCGCCCTTCGCCGCGCAGCCCGACACGCTGGCCGCGCATCTGCTGGCGCTGGCTGTCCTTTAATTCGGAGTGCGCATGCAGATTGCGATTCTTGGCAGCGGTATGGTTGGCGGGACGCTCGGCCTGCGCTGGGCCGCCCTCGGCCATGCGGTGACCTTCGGCACGCGCGATCCCTCGCGCGGGACGGGTGCCATCAAGGGGCTCGATGCCTCGGCGCCACTGCCACCGCATGTGCGCGTCGCGTCCATCGATGATGCCGTGCGCGACGCCGATGTGGTGGTGCTGGCAACGCCGTGGAATGCCGTAGCGCCGCTGGTCACTACCCAGGCAGCGGCACTCGCCGGCAAGGTGCTGCTCGACGCCACCAATCCGCTCGGACCAGGCTTCGCGCTCCAGCACGGGGCGCAGGGTGAGTCGGGTGCCGAGCAGGTGCAGGCGCTCGCTCCGCAGGCTCGGGTCGTGAAGATCTTCAATACCACCGGCTACGCGAACATGGCCGAGCCGCGGTATGCGGGCGAGGCGAGCGTGATGTTCTCCGCCGGCAATGACGCATCGGCCAAGGACGTCGCCGCCGAGTTGGCCACGTCGCTCGGATTTGAGTGCATCGATGCCGGCCCTCTCACGCGTGCACGCCAGTTGGAGCATCTGGCCGTGTTGTGGATTACCCTCGCCTACGGCGGTCCGGGTCAGCCTGGGCTGGGGCGTGATTTCGCGTTTCGGGTGGTCCGCCGCTAGCGCGCGTGTTCGGTGTTCAGTGACTTGCGTGCGCCGCTTCGGTCGGCACGCGCCAGCCACGCCCGCGCACCGCTACCAGCAACACGGGCACCACGAACAGCGTCACCGGCGTGGAGAGCGCCAGCCCGCCGATGACCGCGAGGGCGAGCGGCTTCTGCAGCTCACTGCCGGCGCCGATGCCAAGCGCGAGCGGCAGCAGCCCGAAGAGCGTGCAGAGCGTGGTCATGAGAATCGGGCGCAGCCGCACGCGCGCGGCGTCGCGAATGCCCGTCTCGAGGTCCACATCGGCCTCGTGCATGCGGTGCCGCGTGAAGTCGAGCAGAATGATGCCGTTCTTCACAATGAGGCCGACCAGCAGAATGAGCCCCATGAAGCTCGACACATTGAGCGCCGTGCCGGTGGCGAGCAGCAGGAGGAGAGCGCCCACGAATGACAGTGGTGCAGCCAGCAGCACCACTAGCGGCTCGGCGAACGAGCGGAACTGGAGCAGCATCACGGCCATCACACTGAGCGCGGCGAGCGCCAGCACCAGCAGCAAGGCGCGAAATGCTTCCTGCTGACTCGCATATCGGCCGCCCACCTCCACGCGAATACCGGCGGGCGCGGGATGTGCCGCGAGAATCGCGCGCACCTCGCGCATCACATCACCCAGGGACCGGTTCTCGACACCCGCCGTAATGGCGACCAGCTGCTGCTGATTCTCACGCAGATACTCGCTGCGCACATCGGCCGCATGAAAGGTCGCGAGGGCCGACAGCGGCGTCGCCTGTTTGGTGAGGGGCGACACCACCGGTAAGGCGGCCAACCGTTCGGCATCGAGCCGCACCGCGTCCGGCGCGCGCACTCGGACGGCAATCGCCCGATCGTCGAGCCGTACCTCGCCCGCCGCAACACCCAGCAGCGCGCTGCTCACCGCGGCGCCCACATCGGTGGGGCTCAGCCCCAGCCGCGCCGCCTCGGGGCCGCGGACCGCCATGGCCAGTTCGGCAGCCGGTTCGGGGATCCCGCCGTAGTAGTCCTCGAGTCCCTCCACCTTCGCCACCAGCGGGCCGATCACCTTGGCGTAGCCCTCGAGCTTGGCGAGATCCGATCCGAAGAGTTTGATCTCCATGGGGCGCGAGGACCCCGACAGGTCGTCGAGCACATCACTCAGAATCGGCACGAACTCGGTCCGCACGCGTGGCACGGCTGCCGCCACCTTGCCGCGTACCTCGTCGATGACTTCCTCGATGGAGCGGTCCCGTTCGGCGCGTCGCTTGAGGCGCACACTCATGTCGCCGCGATTCTGCTCGGTGGCAAAGAGCCCCAGTTCGGCGCCCGTCCGCCGCGACACGCTCTCCACTTCAGGCGTGCCGGCCAGAATCCGCTCCACGATATGGAGCTGACGATCGGTCTCGGTGAGCGCGGTCCCGCCGGGCGTCCAGTAATCCAGAATGAACGAGCCCTCGTCCATCTCCGGAAGAAATCCGGTGCCGACGCGCAGATACGCCACGGCACCGCCCGCGACAAGCAGGGCGGCCGCGCCGATCATGAGCCCGGGGCGATGCAGCAGGCGACCCAACAGATCGGCATACCGATCAGAGATCCGGTCAATGGCTCGCCCCAGGCGCGCCAGTATTCCGGGCGCCACCGTCGACGCCTGCTCCAGCTCCGCATCGCGTGCGGTCAGAAACTGCGCCGCCAGCAGGGGAATGATCGTCACCGCCAGCACCAGCGACACGAGCACGCAAATCGTGAGCGTGAGCGACAGCGCCGCAAAGAACTGGCCGGCGACTCCCTCCAGCAGCCCAAGCGGCAGAAACACGACTACCGTGGTGAGCGTGCTCGTGGTCACGGGCCACAAAATCTCGCCCAGCGCATCGCGGACGGCGGCGGTGCGGTTGCGGGTCATGTGCAGATGCCGCACCACGTTTTCAGTGATGACTACCGAGTCGTCGATCACCAGGCCAATGGCAATGGCCATCGCACCGAGGGTCATCAGGTTGAACGTCTGCCCGGCGAGCCGCATGACGAACACACTCACCGCGAGCGTGAGCGGAATGGAGGCCGCGCTGATGGCCGTGATGCGCAGATGGCGCAGGAAGAGCAGCAGGATGACGACCGCCAGGGCCGCGCCGATGAGCATGGCGTCGCGCACGGAGGTCATGGCATCTACCACCAGCGAGGCCTGATCATACACGGGGGTGAGGTGCACCCCCGGCGGCAACGTGGGGGCAATGGCCTGCACGGCCAGCGCCACGCTGTCCCGTACGGCCACGGCGTTCCCGCCAATCTGACGCGTGACGTTGATGAGCGCGGCGGGTTTGCCGTCGCCCGCGACCAGTCGCACATGGTCTTCGGTACCCGGCACGACCGTGGCTACGTCGCGCACGCGGAGCGTTCCGCGGACGGCCACGTTCGCGATATCCTCCACCGAATGCGCTTCCTGCGCGGTGATCACGAGGTACTGCTTGTAGTCCCGCGCCACGCGTCCAATGGCGTCGACCTGAATCCCCGCCTTGATGGCCTGCGCCAACGCGTCATACGTCAGCCCCGCCGCCGCGAGCCGCGCCGGGTCGGCAATGACCTCGATCTCCCGGACATCGGTACCCTGCACGTCCACGCGCCCCACGCCCGGAATGCGCGACAGCACCGGCTTGATCTGATAGCGGGCGATGTCGTACAGCGTCGCGGCATCGCCGCCTTCAAGATTGTAGTTGAGGATCGGAAACAGGCTCGGCGTCAGCCGCTCGATCTCGATCTGCAGATCGGCAGGGAGATCGCCGCGAATCTGCTCGACTCGCGTCCGCACCAGCTGCAGCGCCGTCTCCATGTCGGTGCGTTCCGTGAACGTCACGTTGATCTCGCTGGCGCCGCGAATACTCCGACTCTTCACCCGCACCACACCGGGGACGATGCTGACCGCCTCCTCGATGGGGCGAGTGATGCCAAAGATCACCTGGCGCGCGCCGAGGCTCGATCCCTGGGCCACGATCGTGACGCGCGGAAAGGTGAGCTCGGGATAGATCGCGCTCGGCAGGCGTGTGGCCGCCCATACCCCGGCGAGGCTCAGCAGCGCCACGAGCAGGTAGATGAGCCGTCGCTGCGACGCGAGGACATCAAACAGCGAGAGGCGGCGAAGCGGGAGATTCACTTCTTCACCGGCGCCACCCTGGCCCCGTCATCCATGCCGTACGCCCCGCCGGTCACCACCTGCATGCCAGCGGTAAGCCCCTCGCGAATCCACACACCGGTGGCTGATCGCCCGCCTACCTGCACATCGGTCGCGTGCGCCACCCCAGCGCTGTCCACCACAAAGACGCGATACCCTTCGCCGTTCGGCACCAGCGCCTCGGTGGGCACCACCAGCGCGTTCGCGTGCGTTCCGAGCCCAACCCGCCCCACCAGCGTTTCGCCAAAGCGCAGCGGGCGCTGCCGCGTGCGGATCGCGACCCGGACGAACACCCCGCCGGCCGCGCTGTCCACCGCCGCCCCCACATCGGCCACGCGCCCGGTCGCGACCGCGGTGCCTTCCGGCGCGCCAGCGCTGCCGCCACTGAAGAGCGTCACGGCACCACCGGTGCGCACCCGCGCCACATCGCTGGGAGAGACGGTCAGCAGCACATCCTGCGCATTGGGGTCGGCCACTTCGACCAGCGGTTGACTGGGGTCGACGCTCCCGCCGAGCACCGCCAGCTGCCGCGTCACCACGCCCGCGAAGGGGGCGCGCAGGACCGCCAGTTCGCGGGCGCGCCGCGCGTTCACCGCGGCGGCCTGGGCGTTCGCGACGTCGGCCTGCGCGGCTTCCGCCTCCTTGCGCGGCAACACTCCCGCGTCCGCCAGGCGCTGCGCGCGCACCAGCGCCTTCTCGGCGACTTCAAGCGCCCGATCGGCTCCAACCTTCGCGGCTTCGAACGGCGCGACCTCGAACTCCACCAGCATCGCGCCCGCGGCCACCGACTGACCGACGATCGCGCCGACCCGCGCCACGCGCGTCGGCGCCGGTGCCGCGAGTTGGGCGACGCGCCCGGGATGCGCGACCACCGCCCCCACCACGTCGAGCGTCTCATCGAAACTCGTCTGCTGTACCGGCACCACGGTCGCCGCGACGACGGCCTGCACTTTCGGTTCGTCGCCCGCCGGTTCGGCGCTCGGTGCAGCGGCCGCCGCCTTGGCGTCGGCCGTATCGGCGGTGGCCTGCGCCGGCTCGCGCGTGGTGCACGCTGCCAGCAGCAGCAGCGCACTCCATCGGATCCGACAGGGGAATTGCGGGAGTGCCATCACGGCCGAGCCGGTTCGCTGAAGGTGAGCAGGTGGACGAGTCCCGCGGCGATCTGCGCGGCCGCGACATCATCGAGATACTGGGCGCGGGCCTCGCGCGCCGCACGCTGCGCTTCGAGTACCGCCGGCAACGTGGCGGCGCCTTCCTGATAGGCGAGCAGCGACAGCGCGGCGACGCGTTCCGCGTTCCCCTGCAACTGGCGGCTGCGGGCCACCCGCGCAGTGGCTACCGCGAGGGCGCGCGTCGCGCGCGCCACCGCGGCCGCGAGTTCACTCTCGGCGAGCCGCAGCGAGGCTTCGGCGCGGCGGCGCTGCGACTCCGCGAGCGCCACCGCCGCGCGATTGCGGTTGAAGAGTGGCAGCGGCAACGCCAGCCCGAAGCTGGGCAGCAGGCTCGAACCGGTCCCGTTCGGATCACGCGTCTCATAGCCCACCGAGAGCGAGGTCCCCGAAATCACACTGCGTTGCTGAAACGTCACCGCGAGTTGCGCCGCACGCAGATCTTCCTGCGCCGCCCGCATCAGCAGCGGCGTGCCTGATTCAGGCGTGAGCGCTGCCGGCGAGGGCGCCAACGTGTCGGTGAGGGCAATGGTCACCTCCGCCGCCGTCAGCCCCATGAGGGATTGCAGCGTCAGCAGCAGACTCGTCGCATCGAGTGAGTCGGCACTCGCGGCGCCGGCGAGCTGCCCCGCCACGACGGTGGCCAGCTGAACATCGAATTCGCTCGCATCACCGGCGTCGCGCCGA encodes:
- a CDS encoding pyridoxal-phosphate dependent enzyme, with translation MTDHAETLDLAAIEAAAARLRGVAVRTPLVRLPVEDTPAEIWLKLETLQPIGAFKIRGAANAMALASADELARGVYTCSAGNMAQGVAWMARARGVPCTAIVPDHAPQAKIDAITRLGGTVIRVPFAEWWQVMMTHYYAGMDGLFIHPVSDPRVMAGNGTIGLEILEDLPDVDTVVVPYGGGGLACGIATALRARRPQARVLASEVETSAAFSAALAAGAPASITYTPTFVDGIGSARVLDEMWPLAQSLLAGSCVVSIDDIRVAIRQLATRVRVIAEGAGASSVAAACRGMAGGGRVVCVVSGGNINVQVLSEILAAA
- a CDS encoding helix-turn-helix transcriptional regulator; this translates as MPRPVKRAASAASPTDFFLRFPGSTLVITLLADKWTIPVIHELSRGTRRTGELKDALGSVSQKMLTQTLRMLELSGLVERKVYPVVPPRVEYSLTPMGESINEPLAGLCEWVERHGATLAALHARRQRAAAKREATA
- a CDS encoding NADPH-dependent F420 reductase is translated as MQIAILGSGMVGGTLGLRWAALGHAVTFGTRDPSRGTGAIKGLDASAPLPPHVRVASIDDAVRDADVVVLATPWNAVAPLVTTQAAALAGKVLLDATNPLGPGFALQHGAQGESGAEQVQALAPQARVVKIFNTTGYANMAEPRYAGEASVMFSAGNDASAKDVAAELATSLGFECIDAGPLTRARQLEHLAVLWITLAYGGPGQPGLGRDFAFRVVRR
- a CDS encoding efflux RND transporter periplasmic adaptor subunit gives rise to the protein MALPQFPCRIRWSALLLLAACTTREPAQATADTADAKAAAAAPSAEPAGDEPKVQAVVAATVVPVQQTSFDETLDVVGAVVAHPGRVAQLAAPAPTRVARVGAIVGQSVAAGAMLVEFEVAPFEAAKVGADRALEVAEKALVRAQRLADAGVLPRKEAEAAQADVANAQAAAVNARRARELAVLRAPFAGVVTRQLAVLGGSVDPSQPLVEVADPNAQDVLLTVSPSDVARVRTGGAVTLFSGGSAGAPEGTAVATGRVADVGAAVDSAAGGVFVRVAIRTRQRPLRFGETLVGRVGLGTHANALVVPTEALVPNGEGYRVFVVDSAGVAHATDVQVGGRSATGVWIREGLTAGMQVVTGGAYGMDDGARVAPVKK
- a CDS encoding TolC family protein — translated: MPSRGTRRLALLVTFVSLGVPRRSAEAQTVRPVTRADAIASARGAGARLRIARADSSAAGATLAIARQFENPLLGGQYTGSAPREHYTLDVPVDLPWIRRARVGVAQAALVAADQRFQFEREAVAYDVDTMYTRAQVAIARQALSAQSARDADSLLTLARLRRDAGDASEFDVQLATVVAGQLAGAASADSLDATSLLLTLQSLMGLTAAEVTIALTDTLAPSPAALTPESGTPLLMRAAQEDLRAAQLAVTFQQRSVISGTSLSVGYETRDPNGTGSSLLPSFGLALPLPLFNRNRAAVALAESQRRRAEASLRLAESELAAAVARATRALAVATARVARSRQLQGNAERVAALSLLAYQEGAATLPAVLEAQRAAREARAQYLDDVAAAQIAAGLVHLLTFSEPARP
- a CDS encoding type 1 glutamine amidotransferase domain-containing protein, with product MSLRNSNPLQATRRKRIALVLANPAVSTTTGWPVGFWWSELTHPYYEFTERGYEVVLFSPAGGAVVADAYSDPRDPSGYSASDLISMGFIHTPALAALIETTTPISALDIETFDAIVVAGGQAPMFTFANTPALTDLFVRFYERGKVAAALCHGTALLRDAMLADGTPLVRGKTVTGFANVEEDFADEAVWAMGALPRDRHVMPWRIEDALKALGANYIQAGLWRPFAVRDGNLVTGQQNFSGAETARAVIEALGA
- a CDS encoding efflux RND transporter permease subunit, with translation MNLPLRRLSLFDVLASQRRLIYLLVALLSLAGVWAATRLPSAIYPELTFPRVTIVAQGSSLGARQVIFGITRPIEEAVSIVPGVVRVKSRSIRGASEINVTFTERTDMETALQLVRTRVEQIRGDLPADLQIEIERLTPSLFPILNYNLEGGDAATLYDIARYQIKPVLSRIPGVGRVDVQGTDVREIEVIADPARLAAAGLTYDALAQAIKAGIQVDAIGRVARDYKQYLVITAQEAHSVEDIANVAVRGTLRVRDVATVVPGTEDHVRLVAGDGKPAALINVTRQIGGNAVAVRDSVALAVQAIAPTLPPGVHLTPVYDQASLVVDAMTSVRDAMLIGAALAVVILLLFLRHLRITAISAASIPLTLAVSVFVMRLAGQTFNLMTLGAMAIAIGLVIDDSVVITENVVRHLHMTRNRTAAVRDALGEILWPVTTSTLTTVVVFLPLGLLEGVAGQFFAALSLTLTICVLVSLVLAVTIIPLLAAQFLTARDAELEQASTVAPGILARLGRAIDRISDRYADLLGRLLHRPGLMIGAAALLVAGGAVAYLRVGTGFLPEMDEGSFILDYWTPGGTALTETDRQLHIVERILAGTPEVESVSRRTGAELGLFATEQNRGDMSVRLKRRAERDRSIEEVIDEVRGKVAAAVPRVRTEFVPILSDVLDDLSGSSRPMEIKLFGSDLAKLEGYAKVIGPLVAKVEGLEDYYGGIPEPAAELAMAVRGPEAARLGLSPTDVGAAVSSALLGVAAGEVRLDDRAIAVRVRAPDAVRLDAERLAALPVVSPLTKQATPLSALATFHAADVRSEYLRENQQQLVAITAGVENRSLGDVMREVRAILAAHPAPAGIRVEVGGRYASQQEAFRALLLVLALAALSVMAVMLLQFRSFAEPLVVLLAAPLSFVGALLLLLATGTALNVSSFMGLILLVGLIVKNGIILLDFTRHRMHEADVDLETGIRDAARVRLRPILMTTLCTLFGLLPLALGIGAGSELQKPLALAVIGGLALSTPVTLFVVPVLLVAVRGRGWRVPTEAAHASH
- a CDS encoding ornithine cyclodeaminase family protein; translation: MPTLILSAQDIRDLLPIDACMRVMHQTLVSLAEGEAVQPLRSILRSPANNGALGVMPGWLPGLGMMGLKDVSVFSGNRAVGLESHIGVVLLHETTHGRLVAIADASEITAIRTAAVSGVATQALARDDAGDLAILGSGTQAETHLAAMRVARPLRRVRVWSRSADNARTFAARMTARHSLTVEVMPSVRTCVDGADLICTTTAAKEPILDGIWIAPGAHINAVGSSVAFARELDTAAVVVSRLFVDRKESTIHEAGDYLFPLKERAITEAHIVGEVGDVLRGTLTGRTSAADITLFKSLGLAVEDIAATHYVYEQARALGRGVAVEIGGQRTHD
- a CDS encoding alpha/beta hydrolase; translation: MPSILETLRVRERAGTAGADAPVVVLANGFCTTTASWDAVAATIPAAWRVIRFDYAGSAGTPPDAWIPGRHTTLAGHAADVVAMLRALDVREVVFVGHSMSAMIGGLVWKTAPDLVARLVMLGASPRYIDDVGYWGGFTALQIEALVEAASIDLERWIAGFAPIALGEHATRAHLDHFIGNLLEMRPDIALDMVRLVFQLDMRALIPQITCPVDLLQSHFDAAVPPIVGVWLQKRLPQATLDVLPVNGHVPQMTHPGVVAERLSAILGRQLAAKR
- a CDS encoding alpha/beta fold hydrolase; translated protein: MSTFVLVHGAWLDATCWTPVAARLQAAGHTVRTPDLPGHGADSTPLAGQTLEAYTARVLREVDAAAEPVVLVGHSMGGIVISSVAEQRPERVQRLVYVAAYLLGAGETIRDQQDAASQVPPAMRPAADWSTIGIDPVLMPALFFHDVADTVAAPLIAGSRAEATAPFGTPLTVSDARWGRVPRSYVTTTLDRAVTPALQAQFLAARPCAPVIAMETGHAPFAAQPDTLAAHLLALAVL